One Streptomyces sp. ML-6 genomic region harbors:
- a CDS encoding SIMPL domain-containing protein codes for MTDTPLSYGTPEHPRLAVRGEARLEFDPEIARIGITVSARGKDRRNALEDLTRRNDRVLELARSYGQAMEKLETGAFSITPELDQQGRNEKIRAYHGHVHITAVLNDFTTLGEFTTRIADLEMTRINGPWWSLRPDSPAHAEARRQAVREAVQRAREYADALDTHLTALVELADTGAENAPTALPAPPGGARAAYRTAAPQPTALSLEPQRQTVYARVNARFIMAPPTL; via the coding sequence ATGACCGACACACCCCTGTCCTACGGCACCCCCGAACACCCCCGCCTCGCCGTCCGCGGCGAAGCCCGCCTCGAATTCGACCCCGAGATCGCCCGCATCGGCATCACCGTCAGCGCCCGCGGCAAGGACCGCCGAAACGCACTCGAAGACCTCACCCGCCGCAACGACCGCGTCCTCGAACTCGCACGCTCCTACGGACAAGCCATGGAAAAACTCGAAACCGGCGCATTCTCCATCACACCCGAACTCGACCAACAAGGCCGCAACGAGAAAATCCGCGCATATCACGGCCACGTCCACATCACCGCAGTCCTCAACGACTTCACCACCCTCGGCGAATTCACCACCCGCATCGCCGACCTCGAAATGACCCGCATCAACGGCCCCTGGTGGAGCCTGCGCCCCGACTCACCCGCCCACGCCGAAGCCCGCCGCCAAGCCGTCCGCGAAGCCGTCCAACGCGCCCGCGAATACGCCGACGCACTCGACACCCACCTCACCGCCCTCGTCGAACTCGCCGACACCGGCGCGGAGAACGCCCCCACCGCCCTGCCCGCACCCCCCGGCGGCGCACGCGCCGCCTACAGGACGGCAGCCCCCCAACCCACCGCCCTCAGCCTCGAACCACAACGCCAGACCGTCTACGCACGAGTGAACGCCCGTTTCATCATGGCACCCCCCACACTCTAA
- a CDS encoding SidA/IucD/PvdA family monooxygenase, with product MTDLPTPDPHHPHDLAGIGIGPFNLSLAALAHNIPTTHHHPPTTAFYEQRPAFHWHPGLLIEGATLQVPFLADLVTLADPTNPWTFLNYLRSRDRLFPFYFAERFHIQRAEYDAYCRWVTHQLPNLHFNHQIDAIRWNQQHQLFEIDFTQLDPDGEAQALGRTHARNIALGIGTEPHIPEPLRPLTEDENTPVIHSADYLHHRQELLDAEHITIIGSGQSGAEIFLDLLRARPHGHENLHWLTRTQAFAPMEYSKLGLEHFTPDYTHYFHALPEPVRDELIPRQWQLHKGIDTDTITAIHDELYHRTLHGGWPHTTLTPGVSVRTAGRLTNTRIELHLEHTQQNTRTRLTTDAVILATGYRERPLTRLLAGLEPHLHRDASQRPRIDDHFRLVLDPAITGHIYVQNAERHTHGVGAPDLGLAAWRSATILNDLTGTNPYPLPERTAFTTFGLTPRTPRGPHIPTQNSDLTPLTHGN from the coding sequence ATGACCGACCTCCCCACCCCCGACCCCCACCACCCCCACGACCTCGCCGGCATCGGCATCGGCCCCTTCAACCTCTCCCTCGCCGCCCTCGCCCACAACATCCCCACCACCCACCACCATCCCCCCACCACCGCCTTCTACGAACAACGCCCCGCCTTCCACTGGCACCCCGGCCTCCTCATCGAAGGCGCCACCCTCCAAGTCCCCTTCCTCGCCGACCTCGTCACCCTCGCCGACCCCACCAACCCCTGGACCTTCCTCAACTACCTCCGCAGCCGCGACCGACTCTTCCCCTTCTACTTCGCCGAACGCTTCCACATCCAACGCGCCGAATACGACGCCTACTGCCGCTGGGTCACCCACCAACTCCCCAACCTCCACTTCAACCACCAGATCGACGCCATCCGCTGGAACCAACAACACCAACTCTTCGAAATCGACTTCACCCAACTCGACCCCGACGGCGAAGCCCAAGCACTCGGCCGCACCCACGCCCGCAACATCGCCCTCGGCATCGGCACCGAACCCCACATCCCCGAACCCCTACGCCCCCTCACCGAAGACGAAAACACCCCCGTCATCCACTCCGCCGACTACCTCCACCACCGCCAAGAACTCCTCGACGCCGAACACATCACCATCATCGGCTCCGGACAATCCGGCGCCGAAATCTTCCTCGACCTCCTACGCGCCCGCCCCCACGGCCACGAAAACCTCCACTGGCTCACCCGCACCCAGGCCTTCGCCCCCATGGAGTACTCAAAACTCGGCCTCGAACACTTCACCCCCGACTACACCCACTACTTCCACGCCCTCCCCGAACCCGTACGCGACGAACTCATCCCCCGCCAATGGCAACTCCACAAAGGCATCGACACCGACACCATCACCGCCATCCACGACGAGCTCTACCACCGCACCCTCCACGGAGGCTGGCCCCACACCACCCTCACCCCCGGAGTCTCCGTACGCACCGCCGGACGCCTGACCAACACCCGCATCGAACTCCACCTCGAACACACCCAACAAAACACCCGCACCCGCCTCACCACCGACGCCGTCATCCTCGCCACCGGCTACCGCGAACGCCCACTCACCCGCCTCCTCGCCGGCCTCGAACCCCACCTGCACCGCGACGCCTCCCAACGCCCCCGCATCGACGACCACTTCCGCCTCGTCCTCGACCCCGCCATCACCGGCCACATCTACGTACAGAACGCCGAACGCCACACCCACGGCGTCGGCGCCCCCGACCTCGGACTCGCCGCCTGGCGCAGCGCCACCATCCTCAACGACCTCACCGGCACCAACCCCTACCCCCTCCCCGAACGCACCGCCTTCACCACCTTCGGCCTCACCCCCCGAACCCCCCGCGGCCCCCACATCCCCACCCAGAACTCCGACCTCACCCCCCTCACCCACGGCAACTGA
- a CDS encoding aminotransferase class V-fold PLP-dependent enzyme — MPTPPLAGSTNGPTALRPLLDTVLTALHEGTRRRHGPLPTGGPDAVTPRTRTATHPVIPDHGTGPHEALRTLVTALTEGAADPAHPLCTAHLHTPPLALAAAADLAASALNPSMDSWDQAPAASALEADLTTALATEIYPHHPTPDALITTGGTESNQLALLLARERNGPVQTIHATNAHHSITRAAWLLGLPQPITIPAPTGTMDLTALEKTLTRLQPPLLVTATAGTTDTGHIDPLTDIADLCDHHGAELHIDAAYGGPLLLSPTHRNKLHGLDRAHSVTLDLHKIGWQPAPAGILAVPHRHHLTPLHHHAPYLNADDDTEAGLPDLLGRSLRTTRRPDALKIAVTLRALGRTGLAHLIDHTLTTAHHLADLITKTPTLDLYDRPTISTVLFRPTNADDHTVATIRRTLLTRGQAVLGRAHTNNRLWLKATLLNPHTTPDDLRTLLDLVDQLTHDLAEGNTPR, encoded by the coding sequence ATGCCCACCCCACCCCTCGCCGGATCCACCAACGGCCCCACCGCACTACGCCCCCTCCTCGACACCGTCCTCACCGCACTCCACGAAGGAACCCGCCGACGCCACGGCCCCCTCCCCACCGGCGGACCCGACGCCGTCACCCCCCGCACCCGCACCGCCACCCACCCCGTCATCCCCGACCACGGCACCGGACCCCACGAAGCCCTGCGCACCCTCGTCACCGCACTCACCGAAGGCGCCGCAGACCCCGCACACCCCCTCTGCACCGCCCACCTCCACACCCCACCCCTCGCCCTCGCCGCCGCAGCCGACCTCGCCGCCAGCGCCCTCAACCCCTCCATGGACTCCTGGGACCAAGCCCCCGCCGCCTCCGCCCTCGAAGCCGACCTCACCACCGCCCTCGCCACCGAGATCTACCCCCACCACCCCACACCCGACGCCCTCATCACCACCGGCGGCACCGAATCCAACCAACTCGCCCTCCTCCTCGCCCGCGAACGCAACGGCCCCGTACAAACCATCCACGCCACCAACGCACACCACAGCATCACCCGCGCCGCCTGGCTCCTCGGCCTCCCCCAACCCATCACCATCCCCGCCCCCACCGGCACCATGGACCTCACCGCCCTCGAAAAAACCCTCACCCGACTCCAACCACCCCTCCTCGTCACCGCCACCGCAGGCACCACCGACACCGGCCACATCGACCCCCTCACCGACATCGCCGACCTCTGCGACCACCACGGCGCCGAACTCCACATCGACGCCGCCTACGGCGGACCCCTCCTCCTCAGCCCCACCCACCGCAACAAACTCCACGGCCTCGACCGCGCCCACAGCGTCACCCTCGACCTCCACAAAATCGGCTGGCAACCCGCACCCGCCGGCATCCTCGCCGTCCCCCACCGCCACCACCTCACCCCCCTCCACCACCACGCCCCCTACCTCAACGCCGACGACGACACCGAAGCCGGCCTCCCCGACCTCCTCGGCCGCTCCCTGCGCACCACCCGCCGCCCCGACGCACTCAAAATCGCCGTCACCCTCCGCGCCCTCGGCCGCACCGGACTCGCCCACCTCATCGACCACACCCTCACCACCGCCCACCACCTCGCCGACCTCATCACCAAAACCCCCACCCTCGACCTCTACGACCGCCCCACCATCAGCACCGTCCTCTTCCGCCCCACCAACGCCGACGACCACACCGTCGCCACCATCCGCCGCACCCTCCTCACCCGCGGCCAAGCCGTACTCGGCCGCGCCCACACCAACAACCGACTCTGGCTCAAAGCCACCCTCCTCAACCCCCACACCACCCCCGACGACCTCCGCACCCTCCTCGACCTCGTCGACCAACTCACCCACGACCTCGCGGAAGGCAACACCCCCCGATGA
- the pepN gene encoding aminopeptidase N: MSVLTRDEAQTRAQFLDAHKYTIDLDLTAGEETFDSRTVIQFTATTAGDTFVELKPATLRSISLDGQPLDPTHLVENRFPLTALTAGPHELRIDAVMNYSRTGEGMHRFTDPTDGETYAYTQLFMEDVQRVFAAFDQPDLKSVFELTVTAPQGWTVLGNSISEHHGDGRWTLAPTPLISTYLVAIAAGPWHSVTTQHAGLPFGIHCRRSLAPHLDADADEILAITKACFDRFHEKFDEPYPFDSYDQAFVPEFNAGAMENPGLVTFRDEFIYRSAVTDTERQTRGMVIAHEMAHMWFGDLVTLAWWDDIWLNESFAEYMGYQTLSEITLPRALNSFRAGEAPFPDTWVDFGVARKGWGYDADQRPSTHPVAPAPDAVPDTASALLNFDGISYAKGASALRQLVTWLGEKDFLAGINTHFARHKFANATLADFIDNLASATDRDVHAWAETWLRTTGVDTLTTRVQESDGTWTLTVDHHGNRPHRIAVGAYDPDPDTHTPTGITPLVLRNRFEIDVPAHGTAEALPGRRPALLVLNDQDLGYAKIRLDPRSWETVLTALSGVPDPLTRAVIWNTARDMVRDGELAPTTYLETARTHLPHETDLALAQGVLAFAHTHIADHYTAPEKRPAALATITALCRDLIRRTEDGHNPGLRLIAVRHLIDAATQPDTIHDWLTNGTVPGGPELDPELRWRILNRLSVLGATDEATIAAELEQDPSATGQEGAARCRAAFPTPEAKATAWQAMFHDDSLSNYLFTAIAQGFWQPEQADLVRDYVPRFYPDATALAARRGPAIAEAAGRHAFPAHAIDTENLRLGEQALEDEALTPALHRKLVDQIDDLRRALTVRTTH; the protein is encoded by the coding sequence ATGTCCGTACTGACGCGCGACGAAGCGCAGACCCGAGCCCAGTTCCTCGACGCACACAAGTACACGATCGACCTCGATCTGACCGCGGGGGAGGAGACCTTCGACTCCCGCACCGTCATCCAGTTCACCGCCACCACGGCCGGAGACACCTTCGTCGAACTCAAGCCGGCCACCCTGCGCTCGATCAGCCTCGACGGACAACCCCTCGACCCCACCCACCTCGTCGAAAACCGCTTCCCCCTCACCGCCCTCACCGCCGGCCCCCACGAACTGCGCATCGACGCAGTCATGAACTACTCCCGCACCGGCGAAGGCATGCACCGCTTCACCGACCCCACCGACGGCGAAACCTACGCCTACACCCAACTCTTCATGGAAGACGTCCAACGCGTCTTCGCCGCCTTCGACCAGCCCGACCTCAAATCCGTCTTCGAACTCACCGTCACCGCCCCCCAAGGCTGGACCGTCCTCGGCAACAGCATCTCCGAACACCACGGCGACGGCCGCTGGACCCTGGCCCCCACCCCCCTGATCTCCACCTACCTCGTCGCCATCGCCGCCGGCCCCTGGCACTCCGTGACCACCCAACACGCCGGACTCCCCTTCGGCATCCACTGCCGCCGCTCCCTCGCCCCCCACCTCGACGCGGACGCCGACGAAATCCTCGCCATCACCAAGGCCTGCTTCGACCGCTTCCACGAAAAGTTCGACGAGCCCTACCCCTTCGACTCCTACGACCAGGCATTCGTCCCCGAATTCAACGCCGGCGCCATGGAAAACCCCGGCCTCGTCACCTTCCGCGACGAATTCATCTACCGCTCCGCCGTCACCGACACCGAACGCCAGACCCGCGGCATGGTCATCGCCCACGAGATGGCCCACATGTGGTTCGGCGACCTCGTCACCCTCGCCTGGTGGGACGACATCTGGCTCAACGAGTCCTTCGCCGAATACATGGGCTACCAGACCCTCTCCGAAATCACCCTCCCCCGAGCCCTCAACTCCTTCCGAGCAGGAGAGGCCCCCTTCCCCGACACCTGGGTCGACTTCGGCGTCGCCCGCAAGGGCTGGGGATACGACGCCGACCAACGCCCCTCCACCCACCCCGTCGCCCCCGCCCCGGACGCCGTCCCCGACACCGCCTCCGCCCTGCTCAACTTCGACGGCATCTCCTACGCCAAGGGCGCCTCCGCCCTGCGCCAACTCGTCACCTGGCTCGGCGAGAAAGACTTCCTGGCCGGCATCAACACCCACTTCGCCCGCCACAAATTCGCCAACGCCACCCTCGCCGACTTCATCGACAACCTCGCCTCGGCCACCGACCGCGACGTCCACGCCTGGGCCGAAACCTGGCTGCGCACCACCGGAGTCGACACCCTCACCACCCGCGTCCAGGAATCCGACGGCACCTGGACCCTCACCGTCGACCACCACGGAAACCGCCCCCACCGCATCGCCGTCGGCGCCTACGACCCCGACCCCGACACCCACACCCCCACCGGCATCACCCCCCTCGTCCTGCGCAACCGGTTCGAAATCGACGTCCCCGCCCACGGCACCGCCGAAGCCCTGCCCGGCCGCCGCCCCGCACTCCTCGTCCTCAACGACCAGGACCTCGGCTACGCCAAGATCCGCCTCGACCCCCGCTCCTGGGAAACCGTCCTCACCGCCCTCTCCGGCGTACCCGACCCCCTGACCCGCGCCGTCATCTGGAACACCGCCCGCGACATGGTCCGCGACGGCGAACTCGCCCCCACCACCTACCTCGAAACCGCCCGCACCCACCTCCCGCACGAAACCGACCTCGCCCTCGCCCAAGGCGTACTCGCCTTCGCCCACACCCACATCGCCGACCACTACACAGCACCCGAAAAACGCCCCGCCGCCCTCGCCACCATCACCGCCCTGTGCCGCGACCTCATCCGCCGCACCGAGGACGGCCACAACCCCGGCCTCCGCCTCATCGCCGTACGCCACCTCATCGACGCCGCCACCCAACCCGACACCATCCACGACTGGCTCACCAACGGCACCGTCCCCGGCGGCCCCGAACTCGACCCCGAACTCCGCTGGCGCATCCTCAACCGCCTCTCCGTCCTCGGCGCCACCGACGAAGCCACCATCGCCGCCGAACTCGAACAGGACCCCAGCGCCACCGGACAGGAAGGCGCCGCCCGCTGCCGCGCCGCCTTCCCCACCCCCGAGGCCAAAGCCACCGCCTGGCAGGCCATGTTCCACGACGACAGCCTCTCCAACTACCTCTTCACCGCCATCGCCCAAGGCTTCTGGCAGCCCGAACAGGCCGACCTCGTACGCGACTACGTCCCCCGCTTCTACCCCGACGCCACCGCCCTCGCCGCCCGCCGAGGACCCGCCATCGCGGAAGCCGCAGGACGCCACGCCTTCCCGGCCCACGCCATCGACACCGAAAACCTCCGACTCGGCGAACAGGCCCTCGAAGACGAAGCCCTCACCCCCGCCCTGCACCGCAAACTCGTCGACCAGATCGACGACCTGCGCCGAGCCCTCACCGTACGCACCACCCACTGA